The DNA region GTGAAGTTTTCATAGTAGTTATGAAGAAATAGTACAGAGATCTTCAGGAAAGCTTCATCCAGTTCTGAGAGACTTTTTCTGCTCATGAGTTAATACTCTGAGATATGTGGAACGAAGCTGTGATTTAATTTTGTCCTGTTTTGCCATGTACGCACATAATAGGCTTACTGCAGTGATTAGTAACAGTATAATTCTcgcttttgttttttcttctgtagatCACACTTTCCTCCATTTTCGGCCATCTCTGATTGCTGCAGCTTGCGTGTGTGCCTCACGTATCTGTATGCAGATTTCTCCTGCCTGGACAACACAGCTTGAATTGCTAACATGTTATTCCTGGGAACATCTTGCCCAATGCATAGAAATGATGCTTATGTaagatcagaagaaaagaaacctgtTTGTGCTCTTAAGAATATGTTAATactctgttttggtttggtttttaatttatttcatttttttaagtcattgTTTAGCTAGAATTAATATACATTGGTATTCTCTATCTTCAGTTCggggagagaaataaaagggaaaaaaaccaggtCCCTTTactaaatactgtattttaacaaTATTTGCAATGCAGAATGGAGTGCACAGTTTGGTGTTCGTTGTGTTTTCTTGTACTGCTTGTCTATGTGACTGGATAGAAGCTTTTACAGAGGGCTgatgaaagctttttttcccctttgttttctCATTGTACCTGCAATATATTTGCTGCAGACACACCAGTGTCTAACATCAAGAATACTGTAGGGAGCCGTTTCAGAActattctttgttttttctccactAAATGGTATGATTGTGATGCATCAATACTGGTCTGGTATCTGAGCACATACAGtcttaatagaaaataaaaaaaagtttaatagaATGATTTAGGTTGGGAGTGATGGTGGACCTTCTGAGTTCCTCCTTAAAGCAGGGCCAACTGCAGTTAAATTGGACTGGTTGGGGTGTTATCTAGGCAAGTTTTGActatctccaaggacagagacttcCCAACCCCCCagggcaacttgttccagtgcttcatcATTCTCGTGATAATCAAAAgtgtgaaaatatttcttcttaatacCTAACAGGAACTTGCCTTGTTCCCTTATAGCTACGCACTTTGATACTCTGCAAATACTTACAAAGGCATTTTGAAATTGTGTATTGTGGACTTAAGGTTCCAAGATAACCAGTCCATCAGTAACAACACACTTGTGATGTAAAATGATCCATAAACCTAATGTGTGAATATTGTGGCAGGATAATTAGAATTAATGGTGAAAGCAGATGAGGATTACTACATCGAGCTAGGGCCAAAAAGCTGATGATGTAGCCTGACTGGTGAAATTTTGGGATATATGCAACCTCTGTGAACTTTTCTCTTTGATAAATCTTACTTATAATTTGTTTCAGATATTATGAGAATGACATCAAAGATGccagtaacaaaaaaaaccaagtaaCAACTCCACAGCAAGAGCAGGAAGCAGTGGGAAATCTGAGCAATCAAGCCACTACTCAAGTTCTCTTCCAGCAGGCGAGTTACTACTCCCTAGCCCAGCATTCAGCTACGCTTTCCCAGTTCCAGTCGCCAGTGCAAGACCTGTGCTCTGCTTACCGTGACTCCCTACAGCCCCACAGGCCCAGCAGCCTGCTTGCCCAGAGCGCCGAGGGCTCGCTGCACTCCTCCGCGGCTCTTCAGGCCAGCCTCCAGCCGTTCgcccagcctctgcctgccccagcgCCCATTGCCGTGCAGGTGGCGTTAGGAGCGGAGCCCAGGCACTGCATTTCCACAGTTTATGGCAGTAGTTACTTCAGTGGTCATCACTCACATGCAGCTGGGTGTTTTGATGGATAAATATTGACAGGAGAAGATGGTGATATGAACAGAAGTTGAAGAAGCAGCCCTGTGTGCGATACAAGATGTGTATCTGAATGAAAGCAGTGAAGAAACTGAATCCATACGACTCGTTTAGAGGACGTTGATCTGGATCTGCTGATCACTGGAACCTGGGTGTCCTTCTGCCAGGAGTTGTACGTTTGGCTcttggagagagagagaaatagaaattaatataCGTCACTCAGTGTCACTCTGAGAGGCATCTGCGTAGAAACCCTGTGGAGCTTACTTCCTCCTAGCCTTCAGTTAGTTACTTGCCAGAGTTGGCTGAAAGCTTGTGTTGAGGAGTTACTTCAGGCTGGAGCATTTGTTGAACTTTTGGCCCAGCAGCAATGTACCTAGAGGATGTTGTTGGAAACATGGAgtgctctcctcctctcccagtgATGTATCACTTAAACAGTGGCAGCTTATACTACTGAAAGCTTCTACTGAAATATATTGAAATTGGTATCAGTTAATGTAAACTTTGTTTATGCAGAAATGTATGTGTAGAACACTTTCCATCTTATTTGAGCAGAAGTCATAATTCAGGAGTAAGACTTCagaataaaaggggaaaaaaaaaaagaaaactatcaaATTAAGACTTAAAATTCTCCTGGAATCCAAACATCATGCTGCTGAACAGAACATCATTCTACCTTcaagtattttagaaacaaaaacaaaaccttaatCATCTCTTAAACCTTtaacatgctgctgcttttcagactgGAGATTGCTAGTAAAATTGTTCATGACCTTTATCAGGGATTTAACATTACTTGAAGAAATCCTTTTGGAAAAACTCTTGAAAGGTTCAGTGccttcagttattttatttttcaggctcAAAGACTTGTGGCAGTAGTTCAGGCTCAGAACAGAGGAAGCGGTGTTAATGGGGCAAAGATAGGGAACTGGTTAACTTTGCTGTGAAATTAGTGTGGTTGCAGTGCTAGACAATGCTGACTTAGTTTTTTAAACATCATCTCAGCATTCTCTTGGAAAACATAACTGGTAAATTGAagattattttgcttctttgcaATGAGACACACACATACTGTCACATGTTCAAAGGTTTCTTTCTCAACTGATTCCAGGGATGATTGTTCAAAAAACTGtataggctttttttttttttttggttaatgtAGATATTTACAAGAAATGGACTTCTGCAAATGTGAAACTTTAGTTTTGATATACGCCACCACTATTGTAAATTTATTTGAAGGCATACGCTTGGTTTGTCTTTTCTCTGAACGTTCTCAGGACAGCAATATGTAACAGAGTAACgtgcaatatgcttttactGACTTGGGGCAAATTTTTCAAGTCATGTGTCACAGTGctcttttaaattatattttcagaattgtttttaaGGGTGTTTTAGGgtagaggggggaaaaaactaGCCTGTGTGCTAAGGCGTGTTTGCGTAACTCTCTTCTGACAACTTTTGGTGTCAAGTTAATTTCTTCCATTCAGCAGGCTAGAGGAGtcttctttcattaaaaaaaatatgcaaaccTTAAATGAAGAGGCAGTACTCTTCAGAAATTTGTCTAGAAGGTTACAGAAATTAGTTCATCTTCTATTCTGTTGGctttgtatttatattaaaactttattttcagaagacttcagtgtattttttcgTGTCATTCAACAGACATAAAAAACACGTGGCAGTattgttgtgtgggtttttttgtttatgacTTATAATCTGCATCATGTTCAGTGTTATACTTTGGACCGCCATCGtgctcagttttgaaaatactgcctAAGTTCCCAATGAAAGCTTCCAATAAACAAGGGTACTTCAGCTatgtgtggtttggttttgttgttttttttttaattagtggTTTCTCCTTAGCTTTTAAGAGCTAGCAAAGAATGTATGCCTATACCTTATAAATAGTTGATCTGAGCACTCCTAATATTTCACAGAACAGAAGAGTGGTAGGAAAGACCTTGCCAAATAATAAATTGTGAAGGATTAGGCAGATCAGGAATTCAGTCACTGCacaagaaaggcagaaaatgttCCAGCTTGCATGGCCAATGTGACTTGGGGGTGCCATCTTACCGGAGGAGGTTGAAAGGCTGAATAGGAGAATGCAGTTGTATGTTCAGTCTTTCTTCTGCAGATTGCATCTTCTAAGCAGGAATTGTCCATTGGCTTCTAGGTTCTGTTCTTGCCATTGTATCATGGGTGGAGCTGGGGCAGATTAAGTCCAACGGCAGACTCTGAAAGGGGAAAGACTTATGATTTGACTGACAGTTCTCTCtagaatgttttaaatgttagtGGCAATTCcacatgtttcatttttcagtaaatacTTTTTTCGTGTCActaattgttttgtttcttttgtgaaaaCATACCTCCAGGAAAAGTGAACATAGAAGAGTTCAGCCAAcctaaaaatgcttttctgaagactCTTCGCCACAACTTTtggagggagctgcagaggtGCGTGTGAAGCTgagttaatttttaaacaaatggaaGTAAAACTTCACACCTTGTGCTCTTTGATGCTGCCACTTGTAGCATAGTCATAGATCAGAATTTTTATATGCTGATTAACTCCTACTCTCCTGGCAGACTAGGAACAAAGAAAGgctgctgcaaaagcaaatgcagtgaAACGTGGCCAGGGGTATGGCACTAGTTATCTCCCTTACATGGGAGGATGTTGCAGATACAACCAAACAAATGAGAAAGCTAACAGTAAAATTAAACTCTATTAGTGAGTCCTGATAAGAGCTGCAACAGGgacacaggcagaaagaagTCTGCTAATATTGATCAGGCATCAAAGGTTAAAAtgaacttattttttaaaaatcttacagttgcagcttgctgcttttttagaCAGGAAAGGGAAGCTACCTACTGTGTCCCTATTTGTGAGAAAGCCACAACCCTCTGTTTGCAAAGCTGTCAAAGCCACTTTTGGTCCTTTTGTTTTAGCAAGTTTTACACGCTGTAGGGAACAatttaaagctgaaataatGCTCTTTGATCAGTATAATCAACTCATTGGTAAAGCGTATAGGTGTAATAAAATTTAGCTTAGTGCTATTTTTTACTGAGAAGTCTAGATTCCAGCAAATGTGGGCCAAACACTGATGGATTCTTAGTGATAATTTTTGcctaagggttttttttgttttgtttgtttaaggggtgtttatttttctctctgtactGCGATTTCAAGAATGTCCTCCAGTTGAAAAGACAGCAATGCTTCTTTCCCCACGTGAAAGCACCCCTTGCATATTTTCTAGAGAGCCTAGATAAAAATCCCACCCTTCTTTTCAAAGCATTGTTGTCTGTATAATGGGGAGTTAATTGATCACCTGCAGAATGTGAAAACAAAGTGTTCCAACTGCATAACACTTAAATGTTGTTGCTTCTAGAACTGGAATTTGTGTTGGCcggtttcattttgttttcaaagcaggGAATCATCAGGTATCAGCATCATCTCCTTCAGAGCACGTTCTTGTGGGTGTGAATGGTTCAGACAAAACCACCATCCCTTAATTCTAGTATGAGCTTTAGTTTCACGTAACACTTGCCCCATATCTACTTATGTGTAACTCTACAAGTCATTCTGTGTAGTTGGTTAAGTGTTGAAAGTGATGGGCACATTCTAAATCCAAGTGTTCTAAGATGTCCCATAATTACTTGCAAAGGCATATACTGGCTGACTTGAACTCAGATGAGGGGTAAGCCTGAAGAGATCCCTTATTACTTCTCAACATGACCTCATATAACTGAAGAGGCTGAATTTCAACAAAATTCTATTAAATCAGTAGATAAGTTTGTTGCAAGTACCAAAAGAGCATCTCAAGATTGAACAGGTTTCAGATTTGACTTGTGTTTAAGAAGAGTTCAGCATTACACTTCGCCTTGGAAACACAGAGTAAGTAATATATTGTGCAACAACTAGTCATAAGACATGTGCAGCCTGTTTTGTGTAAACTGATGGAGTCTGGATGAAGCCTTGTTGCAGGTGGAAAGCTTAGCAAGCTCTATtgaggaaaacattaaaaaggaattaaaagtcttttttaatgcaagatAGCTGAAGTGATTGGGATCATCAATCATGTATATAGGCCCATCAGAAAGTGAACCTTTGTGTACACAAAACACATGCCCTAGTTATAATTCTCATTTCTGATTAGCTTGTGAGGGCAAGCAGCTAGGTGGATCTAGAAGGCaagacagctggaaaaaggaGCCTGAAAAGCGAAAAGCTTTGTGTTTGGCCAGAGGTGATTTGGAACAGTGAATGCAAAAACTGTGTTATATTTAATTCCTCCTGTGTTcaagaaaacaggttttcacaTGCGCTCTATGTAAATAACAGGATTGCACTGAGAAAATAAGACTCCACATTTTCCCACAGAAGTCTGTCTGTAAAACCTTATATGTCTTCTAAGAATCTGGGACATCAAGAGACACTGATGAGAATGAGAAAGCCATGATAACAGTATGAAAGCATATCTTTTAATTAGTGATAAACTaaattttctcttgttttcaagCTCCTAAATTTCTGTCCTCCAACCAGCAATAGGGCAAAAGGTTTTCATCAGGTCTTGCATTTTGATGTACGCTTTGGGCAGAGTATTGTCCTGTTCTCTAGACAGATACTGAATAGAGGTTCTATTAAGCATGTGGTAGACCACATTTGAATATGTCAAGTACGTATCATATCCTGAAATACTTAGACTGGAC from Falco biarmicus isolate bFalBia1 chromosome 8, bFalBia1.pri, whole genome shotgun sequence includes:
- the CCNJL gene encoding cyclin-J-like protein, with the translated sequence MGRARMEQQWWKGELAADIHQTLRTKELKLPMYKAHSPQIGMRRYFVDLLTVLCNRCDLCPTARHLAVYLLDLFMDHYDITVKQLHIISFACLLLASKFEEKEDKVPKLEYLNNLACMCNVNVVLNKKDLLRMEMLLLENFNWNLYLPTPAHYIDYYLHVSTCENDLHNGWPITSLAKIQDFLEKYAYYFLDFSVQDHTFLHFRPSLIAAACVCASRICMQISPAWTTQLELLTCYSWEHLAQCIEMMLIYYENDIKDASNKKNQVTTPQQEQEAVGNLSNQATTQVLFQQASYYSLAQHSATLSQFQSPVQDLCSAYRDSLQPHRPSSLLAQSAEGSLHSSAALQASLQPFAQPLPAPAPIAVQVALGAEPRHCISTVYGSSYFSGHHSHAAGCFDG